A DNA window from Actinomycetota bacterium contains the following coding sequences:
- the dhaK gene encoding dihydroxyacetone kinase subunit DhaK, with translation MKKIINNPEDVVAEMLKGLADSKPDAIGLIPEKRIVFRKDPYLNKVGIISGSGSGHEPDQAFYVGRGMLDAACAGPVFAAPTLDAIVDAARLVDRGRGVLFLVKNYTGDRANFEMASEMLEFEGGPCTETVIINDDVAVKDSTFTAGRRGVAGAILIYKMVGAKSEEGASLDQLKNLAMEINSNVRTMGFALKPCTTPEKGSPTFQLGENEIELGVGLHGEPGRERISYQKANLIIKKLTDAVLQDLPFVAGDEVALMVNGLGGTPIGELYIAAGICHKLLRESAIKVHKTYVNNYCTSLDMEGCSVTLLKLNQEYKRLLDMPVEIPIDYF, from the coding sequence ATGAAAAAAATTATAAATAACCCGGAAGATGTCGTAGCGGAAATGCTTAAGGGCCTGGCTGACAGCAAACCAGATGCCATAGGGCTCATTCCTGAAAAAAGAATTGTATTTAGGAAAGACCCCTACCTAAACAAAGTAGGTATAATATCCGGTTCGGGCAGCGGCCATGAGCCCGATCAGGCTTTCTATGTGGGACGAGGCATGCTGGATGCTGCCTGTGCCGGTCCAGTATTTGCCGCCCCCACCCTGGATGCTATTGTAGATGCAGCCAGGCTGGTAGACAGGGGCAGAGGGGTTTTGTTCTTGGTAAAAAACTATACCGGAGACCGGGCAAATTTTGAAATGGCCAGCGAGATGCTGGAGTTTGAAGGAGGGCCTTGTACCGAAACAGTCATCATTAATGACGATGTAGCGGTAAAAGACAGTACTTTCACTGCAGGAAGACGAGGAGTGGCAGGAGCTATTTTGATATATAAAATGGTGGGGGCTAAATCAGAGGAAGGAGCCAGCCTGGACCAGTTAAAAAACCTGGCCATGGAAATAAACAGCAATGTCAGAACCATGGGTTTTGCCTTAAAGCCCTGCACCACGCCCGAAAAGGGATCCCCCACTTTCCAGCTGGGTGAAAATGAGATTGAGCTTGGAGTTGGGCTACATGGCGAACCAGGAAGGGAAAGAATATCCTACCAAAAGGCCAATTTGATTATAAAGAAACTAACTGATGCTGTATTGCAGGACCTTCCCTTTGTTGCTGGAGACGAAGTAGCCCTGATGGTCAACGGACTGGGCGGGACCCCTATTGGAGAATTGTATATAGCAGCCGGGATATGCCATAAACTATTAAGGGAAAGTGCCATTAAAGTACATAAGACCTATGTTAATAATTACTGCACTTCCTTGGACATGGAAGGCTGTTCAGTTACTCTGCTTAAATTAAACCAGGAATATAAAAGACTGCTGGATATGCCGGTAGAAATACCCATAGATTATTTCTAA
- the trxB gene encoding thioredoxin-disulfide reductase produces MAEIKKDLLIIGAGPAGLGAALYARRADIDFEITEKHMAGGQIVNTEFIENYLGLKKLSGFDLIQNFTEHCKEMEIEIKEYTSIASIKFIKSKKKFRCQIFDSNDTYVVSSIIITTGASPKMLNLEGEKELIGSGISFCATCDGALYRDKDVAVVGGGDTAVEEALFLAKFAKTVYIIHRRDQLRAVKILQDRAFENKKIKVLWDTVVEKFEGKSKLDHIFIKNVKEKKVSKLQVDGVFEYVGYVPNSGLVKDLVKLDQDGFIITDQHMRTSHQGIYAAGDVRNTPLRQVITAVSDGAVAAMIMDKHMRGLL; encoded by the coding sequence ATGGCTGAAATTAAAAAAGACTTGTTGATTATTGGAGCCGGCCCGGCGGGCTTGGGGGCTGCATTGTATGCTAGGCGGGCAGATATAGACTTTGAGATAACTGAAAAACATATGGCGGGGGGACAGATAGTAAATACAGAATTTATAGAAAACTATCTGGGATTAAAAAAATTATCCGGTTTCGACCTGATACAAAATTTTACAGAACACTGCAAAGAGATGGAAATAGAGATTAAAGAATATACCTCTATTGCTTCCATCAAGTTTATTAAAAGTAAAAAAAAGTTCAGGTGCCAGATATTTGACAGCAACGATACTTATGTAGTGTCTTCAATTATTATTACTACCGGGGCCAGTCCCAAAATGCTTAACCTGGAAGGGGAAAAAGAACTTATTGGCAGCGGTATTTCTTTTTGTGCTACCTGTGACGGGGCCCTATACCGTGACAAGGATGTAGCGGTAGTAGGCGGCGGTGACACTGCAGTAGAGGAAGCCCTTTTTTTGGCAAAATTTGCCAAAACTGTATATATAATCCACCGCCGGGATCAGTTAAGAGCAGTAAAGATACTCCAGGACCGGGCTTTTGAAAACAAGAAGATTAAAGTGTTATGGGATACAGTTGTTGAAAAATTTGAGGGGAAATCCAAGCTGGATCATATTTTTATCAAGAATGTAAAAGAAAAAAAAGTTTCCAAACTGCAAGTTGATGGAGTTTTTGAGTATGTAGGATATGTGCCTAATTCAGGATTGGTCAAAGATTTGGTAAAGTTGGACCAGGACGGTTTTATTATAACGGATCAGCATATGAGGACTTCACATCAGGGCATTTATGCTGCAGGGGATGTAAGAAATACCCCTTTAAGGCAGGTTATAACCGCTGTATCTGATGGAGCGGTGGCGGCTATGATTATGGACAAACATATGCGGGGACTGCTGTAG
- a CDS encoding DUF2254 domain-containing protein, with the protein MFRKILLKYKESIWFIPSLFILGAIILAFITTAVDNTFQAHLKQVLPVFAFTSVNLGRDILTVIATSLLTMTTITFSTIMVVLSIYSSQFSPRTLQNFISDRLTQIVLGVFIAGFTYAIVSLLFLHEREPETLVFSAFFAIILAIISIGYFIRFIQYITTSIQVNNLMVDLSSEVMLVLKRKKRALADLKKRGRVLSGVNPGLINLYKISRMEVKATKFGHIQYIDAEGLIKFAKDNDILVETTVRVGDFVGKYTTVLLIWNHDKEEEIKCNVDKYITLGNYKSTNQDIDFGIQKIEEVALRAISPSINDPNTAMLGVRNMAVIMSEINDYCTGTKYFYDQQQNLRLILDERNYEDILYSSFYKILNFSRNQISVFSAILEAIVIMTEKRDRKSKNILIEFSHYVIGGFNLEILHGKDKYFLNLKLSKIAEHLNMDPKQLLLS; encoded by the coding sequence TTGTTTAGAAAAATTTTATTAAAATATAAAGAAAGCATATGGTTTATACCCAGCCTTTTTATTTTGGGAGCTATAATATTAGCTTTCATAACTACCGCAGTAGACAATACATTCCAGGCACATCTAAAGCAAGTTTTACCAGTTTTTGCCTTCACCAGCGTTAATCTGGGTAGAGATATTTTAACGGTAATTGCTACTTCCCTTTTGACCATGACCACCATTACCTTTTCTACTATTATGGTGGTATTATCCATTTACTCTTCCCAGTTTTCCCCCCGCACCCTGCAGAACTTTATATCAGACCGGCTGACCCAAATCGTTTTAGGAGTGTTTATTGCCGGCTTTACCTATGCCATCGTTTCCCTGCTTTTTCTGCATGAAAGGGAGCCTGAAACTTTGGTATTCTCTGCTTTTTTTGCCATTATACTGGCTATTATAAGTATTGGCTATTTTATCAGGTTTATCCAATATATTACCACTTCCATACAGGTAAATAATTTAATGGTGGACCTAAGTAGCGAAGTAATGCTGGTGCTTAAAAGGAAAAAGAGGGCTTTAGCTGATCTCAAAAAAAGAGGCAGGGTTCTATCCGGAGTAAACCCAGGCCTTATTAACCTTTATAAGATAAGCCGTATGGAAGTAAAAGCAACCAAATTTGGGCACATCCAGTATATTGACGCGGAAGGATTAATTAAATTTGCCAAAGATAATGATATTCTGGTAGAAACCACGGTTAGGGTTGGCGATTTTGTGGGTAAATATACTACAGTACTATTGATTTGGAACCATGATAAGGAAGAAGAAATAAAATGCAATGTTGATAAATACATAACCCTGGGCAACTATAAAAGCACCAATCAAGATATAGATTTTGGCATCCAGAAAATTGAAGAGGTGGCCTTAAGAGCTATATCACCCAGTATAAATGATCCTAACACCGCTATGCTGGGAGTAAGGAATATGGCAGTGATAATGTCTGAAATAAATGATTATTGTACCGGTACCAAATATTTTTATGATCAACAGCAAAACTTAAGGCTTATTTTAGATGAAAGGAATTACGAAGATATACTTTATTCCAGTTTCTACAAGATACTTAATTTTTCAAGAAATCAGATTTCAGTATTTTCCGCCATCCTGGAAGCCATAGTCATAATGACTGAAAAGCGGGACAGGAAATCTAAAAATATCCTAATTGAATTTAGCCACTATGTAATTGGGGGGTTTAATCTGGAAATA
- a CDS encoding peptidoglycan-binding protein, translated as MEVLKKNHSGEKIVDLQMRLRQLGYSLGHTQIDGVFGLETENAVRSFQQERGLDSTGEVDSQTWQELVDAGYKIGDRLLYLKHPPFRGDDVRTLQYWLKSLGFYRFKENGIFCTHTQDAVIDFQKNINLSADGIVGDGTIKHLVRLKRIIEPKKTSNFPFNSKLELKKRQGTVNVAFDYGHDIYDEEIDRYFKEKIYICRSIVNYCRQLLEEVGIKSIVTVNDNNQSLFLADRINYANKAEPDIMVSINLSYSRDNMANGCSCYYFKGLRSYSVNGNQMANLIQDMIVKNLRIPDCRVHGSSYSILKETEMTSVLVEPGFISNPGQRDKLKKSDYQLQLSQHLVQGIISFIKN; from the coding sequence GTGGAAGTACTGAAAAAAAATCATAGTGGAGAAAAGATAGTTGACCTTCAAATGAGGTTACGTCAGCTGGGCTATAGTCTGGGCCATACCCAGATTGACGGTGTATTCGGGTTGGAGACTGAAAATGCAGTAAGAAGCTTTCAACAGGAAAGAGGTTTGGACTCCACTGGGGAAGTGGACAGTCAAACCTGGCAGGAGCTGGTAGATGCGGGATACAAAATAGGGGATAGGCTGCTATATCTAAAACACCCTCCTTTCAGGGGGGATGATGTCCGAACTTTGCAATACTGGTTAAAAAGCCTGGGTTTTTACAGGTTTAAGGAAAATGGTATTTTTTGTACCCATACCCAGGATGCAGTAATAGATTTCCAGAAGAATATTAACCTGTCAGCAGATGGCATAGTAGGTGATGGGACTATCAAGCATCTGGTCAGGCTAAAAAGGATAATTGAACCCAAGAAGACATCAAACTTTCCTTTTAACAGTAAACTGGAGTTAAAAAAAAGGCAGGGCACAGTTAATGTAGCTTTCGATTATGGGCATGATATCTATGATGAAGAAATAGACCGCTATTTCAAGGAAAAGATATATATTTGCAGGAGTATAGTAAATTATTGCCGGCAACTGCTGGAAGAAGTGGGCATAAAATCCATAGTCACTGTAAATGATAATAATCAGAGTCTTTTTTTAGCTGACCGCATTAATTATGCCAATAAAGCTGAACCTGATATTATGGTAAGTATAAATTTAAGCTATTCCCGTGATAATATGGCCAATGGATGCAGCTGTTATTATTTTAAAGGATTAAGATCATATTCTGTTAATGGGAACCAAATGGCAAACCTTATCCAGGATATGATTGTAAAGAATTTAAGGATACCTGACTGCAGGGTACACGGATCCAGCTACAGCATATTAAAAGAAACAGAAATGACCTCAGTATTGGTAGAACCTGGCTTTATTTCTAACCCCGGTCAAAGGGATAAACTTAAAAAATCCGATTATCAATTACAGCTAAGCCAGCATTTAGTTCAGGGAATCATAAGTTTTATAAAGAATTAG
- the dhaL gene encoding dihydroxyacetone kinase subunit DhaL, whose translation MATQKETLIGVIEAISHKLIEAEKMLTELDSNVGDADCGIGVKRGFKAVLETLPQLNDMELGDILKKVGFTLAYTIGGTSGAMLGTGFLEAGKSIGEKKEINGQALADALEMSNTVIKRRGGNTQVGDKTLIDALEPAVEAIKASAASVNSTMVTLIEQAYQAAKSGSDNTIDMTAKKGRASYLGDRSKGHRDPGSVIIYLIFEAALEYLKSTGQGL comes from the coding sequence ATGGCCACTCAGAAAGAGACTCTCATCGGAGTTATCGAAGCCATTAGCCATAAGCTGATAGAGGCAGAAAAGATGCTCACCGAACTTGATTCCAATGTAGGTGATGCAGATTGCGGGATTGGAGTAAAACGAGGGTTTAAGGCAGTATTGGAGACACTGCCACAGTTAAATGATATGGAGCTGGGAGATATTCTTAAGAAAGTTGGCTTTACCCTGGCCTATACCATAGGAGGCACCTCGGGAGCCATGCTGGGTACCGGTTTTTTAGAAGCAGGTAAAAGCATTGGTGAAAAAAAGGAGATAAATGGACAGGCTTTAGCAGATGCCTTGGAAATGTCCAATACTGTTATTAAAAGGAGAGGTGGAAATACCCAGGTTGGGGATAAAACACTAATAGACGCTTTAGAGCCTGCAGTAGAAGCAATTAAGGCTTCCGCAGCCAGCGTTAACTCAACTATGGTAACCCTTATTGAACAAGCTTATCAAGCAGCTAAAAGCGGTTCTGATAACACCATAGATATGACAGCAAAAAAAGGCAGGGCTTCCTACTTGGGTGATCGCAGCAAGGGCCATAGGGACCCTGGATCGGTAATAATATACCTGATATTTGAAGCAGCTTTAGAATATTTGAAATCAACTGGACAGGGGTTGTAA
- a CDS encoding BlaI/MecI/CopY family transcriptional regulator, producing the protein MARTKETKRKYKKIGIDKLNSISALEIEIMKIVWNQEKVTVRKVHETMLKKEIEDNKEEFTPYTTVMSTMTALADKGLLKQDKREKTYIYTANVDQRELSKSLIMSVAENLLENNAQKMVIDFLEDNQNISSKGVEKLIKKIDKS; encoded by the coding sequence ATGGCTAGAACCAAAGAAACTAAGAGGAAGTATAAAAAGATTGGCATAGATAAATTAAACAGTATAAGTGCATTGGAAATAGAGATAATGAAAATAGTATGGAATCAGGAAAAAGTTACTGTAAGAAAGGTACATGAAACCATGCTAAAAAAAGAGATAGAAGATAATAAGGAAGAATTTACTCCCTATACCACGGTTATGTCTACCATGACTGCTTTAGCGGACAAAGGATTACTTAAGCAGGATAAAAGGGAAAAGACCTATATCTATACTGCCAATGTGGACCAGAGAGAACTTTCAAAAAGCTTGATTATGTCGGTTGCCGAAAATTTACTGGAAAATAATGCCCAAAAAATGGTGATAGATTTTTTGGAAGACAACCAAAATATTTCCAGCAAGGGTGTAGAAAAATTGATTAAGAAAATTGATAAGTCTTAA
- a CDS encoding histone deacetylase, with product MYIIYDDFFLKHHTGSLHPEKGERLSCIKTSLKNWSNGPHLYWLTPARASLDIISLIHHPDYIRQIKHYSTLHKLINLDTDTVVSHFTYDCAVLAAGAAVQGIDQLFSTGAKSSMFFALVRPPGHHAFENRGTGFCIFNQIAIAAAYALREYKVERIAIIDFDAHHGNGTQHLFYGDQHVFFVSFHQYPHYPGTGTAQEAGIKEGKGYSLNFPFAPGTGQDCYLYALDQVVVPLMLKFCPQLVLVSAGYDSHAEDHLSSLKLTESSYNKIMKVVSSLSRICSRGRLGIFLEGGYNTDVLGDCVKETVKGCLDTSYNIDNLSQEYEGIDDGCRSLISYLSKKFGVIHG from the coding sequence ATGTATATTATTTATGATGATTTCTTTTTAAAACACCATACAGGCTCCCTGCACCCGGAAAAAGGGGAAAGATTATCCTGCATAAAAACCAGCCTAAAGAATTGGAGTAACGGTCCCCATCTGTATTGGTTAACTCCTGCCAGGGCCAGTCTGGATATAATTTCCCTTATCCATCACCCTGATTATATCAGGCAGATTAAGCATTATTCTACCCTTCATAAACTTATAAACCTGGACACCGATACAGTAGTATCTCATTTTACCTATGATTGTGCAGTTCTGGCGGCAGGAGCCGCTGTGCAGGGGATTGACCAGCTTTTTTCTACTGGCGCCAAGTCTTCAATGTTTTTTGCTTTAGTACGCCCTCCCGGGCACCATGCTTTTGAAAACAGGGGGACAGGATTTTGTATTTTTAACCAAATAGCCATAGCTGCTGCTTATGCTTTAAGAGAATACAAGGTTGAGAGAATAGCTATTATAGATTTTGATGCCCACCACGGTAACGGAACGCAGCATCTTTTTTACGGGGACCAACATGTTTTTTTTGTATCATTTCACCAGTACCCCCACTATCCGGGGACAGGCACCGCTCAAGAAGCAGGCATAAAAGAAGGCAAAGGCTATAGCCTTAATTTCCCTTTTGCCCCCGGTACCGGCCAAGATTGCTACCTCTATGCCCTGGACCAGGTAGTGGTGCCGCTGATGTTAAAATTCTGCCCTCAGCTGGTGTTGGTTAGTGCCGGCTATGATTCGCATGCAGAAGACCACCTGTCTTCGCTTAAACTTACCGAAAGCTCTTATAATAAAATTATGAAAGTGGTTAGCAGCTTAAGTAGAATTTGCAGCCGGGGCAGGCTGGGTATATTCCTGGAGGGGGGCTATAATACTGATGTATTGGGCGATTGTGTTAAGGAAACGGTCAAAGGATGCCTTGATACCAGCTATAATATAGATAATTTAAGCCAGG
- a CDS encoding iron-containing alcohol dehydrogenase: protein MDQKIGRAEQILKDYKKDSYSFGIGSLPAWKNYCLEFGPNFLLLISGSQWASKLKQQILSRAGKELNCLIIIDSPPIDNPINYVLDLAAAIDTYKPESILAVGGGSAIDSAKAANVAASLNASSIEPFLGIGKVTAELKKQKKSLFPLVAVQTIAGSGSHLSQNSVITFPQSGLKKIITDISLVPDRSVFDYGLTASMDRDLTLDGALDGLSHCLEVYFGSRQDARIEEVCLNSISIIVQYLPMLLNELNNIKYREAMGIATDLGGYALMLGGTSGAHLNSFSMVDLTSHGRACAILNPYYTVFYSPAIQNQLEKLAPIFKPYMPKITGTDPRSLGEAVAQAMLNFYRYIGFPVKLTQLKGYDSGLIDKILNDAKNPQLAMKLKSMPVALDPENVDQFMYPILKAAESGQLNLVKNMD, encoded by the coding sequence ATGGATCAAAAAATAGGCAGGGCAGAGCAGATTTTAAAAGACTATAAGAAAGATAGTTATAGTTTTGGCATTGGCAGCCTTCCAGCCTGGAAGAACTACTGTTTGGAATTTGGGCCAAATTTTTTACTGCTTATATCCGGCAGCCAATGGGCTAGCAAGTTGAAACAGCAGATACTGTCAAGAGCAGGTAAAGAACTTAATTGCCTTATAATAATAGACAGCCCTCCCATAGATAATCCCATAAATTATGTCCTGGATTTGGCTGCAGCTATAGATACCTACAAACCTGAAAGCATATTAGCAGTAGGTGGAGGGTCAGCTATTGACAGTGCTAAAGCCGCTAATGTTGCGGCTAGCCTTAATGCTAGCAGTATAGAGCCGTTTCTGGGAATAGGCAAGGTTACTGCAGAGCTGAAGAAACAAAAAAAGAGCCTGTTTCCCTTGGTAGCGGTGCAGACTATTGCTGGTTCAGGCTCGCATCTTAGCCAGAATTCAGTCATTACTTTTCCCCAGTCAGGGCTTAAAAAGATAATCACGGACATTAGCCTGGTTCCAGATAGATCGGTTTTTGATTATGGCTTAACTGCCAGTATGGACAGAGACTTAACACTGGACGGTGCATTAGATGGTTTATCCCATTGCCTGGAAGTATATTTTGGCTCCAGGCAAGATGCCAGGATAGAAGAGGTATGCCTTAATTCTATTTCCATCATTGTCCAATATCTGCCTATGTTATTAAATGAACTGAATAATATTAAATACCGGGAGGCCATGGGAATAGCCACCGATCTGGGAGGTTATGCTTTAATGCTGGGAGGCACCAGCGGTGCTCACCTTAATAGTTTTTCCATGGTTGATTTAACCAGTCATGGTAGGGCCTGTGCCATACTAAATCCATACTATACTGTATTTTACTCTCCAGCTATACAAAACCAATTGGAAAAGCTCGCGCCTATATTTAAACCTTATATGCCAAAGATTACTGGAACTGATCCCCGGAGCCTGGGAGAAGCGGTGGCCCAAGCAATGCTAAATTTTTACCGGTATATTGGTTTTCCGGTTAAGCTTACCCAGCTGAAAGGGTACGACAGCGGTCTTATTGATAAGATACTAAATGATGCTAAGAATCCCCAGCTGGCCATGAAACTAAAAAGTATGCCCGTAGCTTTGGATCCGGAGAATGTAGATCAGTTTATGTATCCGATACTTAAAGCTGCAGAAAGCGGACAACTTAATTTAGTCAAGAATATGGATTAA
- the amaP gene encoding alkaline shock response membrane anchor protein AmaP, with amino-acid sequence MNIFNKVIMVILLLLVAVVCIVSIVNVFVNLYDIGEVANRMVNYFTNVNQFLLALVLFIILLVSLALLVFEFYRRKVKTASVTSDQSGKIMITVNSVSNQIREKLVPLDGVLDPKVNIVPKNDGIIINIFSALVKGVNVTEKTQEIRTVASNFASEQLGFKIIQTNYTATSFRGRKPVAPKVRESEPVAEEINVSPQEPEEIQNKDEAGPDSV; translated from the coding sequence ATGAATATATTTAATAAAGTAATAATGGTCATATTATTGCTGTTAGTAGCAGTGGTATGCATAGTATCCATAGTAAATGTATTTGTTAATCTGTATGATATTGGTGAAGTGGCCAACAGGATGGTCAATTATTTTACCAATGTGAATCAATTTTTACTGGCTTTGGTGTTGTTTATTATTTTATTGGTCAGCTTGGCTTTATTGGTTTTTGAATTTTATCGGAGGAAAGTTAAAACAGCCAGTGTTACCAGTGACCAGTCGGGAAAAATTATGATCACAGTAAACAGCGTATCCAATCAGATTAGAGAAAAACTGGTACCCCTGGATGGCGTACTGGATCCTAAGGTAAATATAGTACCCAAGAATGACGGTATTATCATTAATATATTTTCGGCATTGGTTAAAGGGGTAAACGTAACTGAAAAAACTCAGGAAATAAGAACTGTAGCCAGCAATTTTGCTTCAGAACAATTAGGGTTTAAAATAATACAGACTAATTATACTGCTACCAGCTTTAGAGGCAGGAAACCTGTAGCTCCTAAAGTAAGAGAATCAGAGCCAGTTGCTGAAGAAATTAATGTATCCCCGCAAGAGCCTGAAGAGATCCAAAATAAGGATGAGGCAGGTCCGGATTCGGTTTAA